The Anguilla anguilla isolate fAngAng1 chromosome 2, fAngAng1.pri, whole genome shotgun sequence genome contains the following window.
ATCCCTTAAACGCGGAGTTATCTTTACAGCTCACTTCAAGCAAATTTATCAGCGATAAATCTTGCAAACCGCTCATGGTCCATATGGGTGAATCTCACTGGTCTTTCAGCCATGTGAGtgaacttgtttattttttatccacAGTGTGTCTGACCAAGACAAAAGGCTGCAGGCATTGTGGGTGACATGCGACCAATTGCCAAAGAACAATAAGGCCAACTTCAGGTTGGTGCACTGACTGGCCTCAGACCAGCTATGGAAAGTGTCCTGGAGCTCATTCTGCTCTGACTGTATTATAATTCAATACAGTGATGAGCAATATTGGGGTtgcttgattttttatttttttttgactgccTGCTCTTTGCCTGTTTGGATTGTATTACTCCTTTTTTAATTGTGAAACACAAAATCAGAAGGGCCTGAAAGGGTCAGTCAAATAAGAACCATAGTGCAGATTTTACCTATTTTAGCATGGTTCTGCGTTTTAGCAATTTTGTCTTCTGTTATGTTTGTTAAGGGGAGGCACCACCGTAAAAAACTATGATTTTGGTTCCATATGTCAATTTTGATTTTCTTTGATATTTTGCTTCTATAACTTCtgtagtttcataaaatgaacaaagtaaagataaataataattataaatagttaatttagaTGATAATATAACACCATCGTCAAGAAGATGAAGCATAAAATAAGCTTATGATAGcatcttttatgattaaaagCCTCCGCGGTTTTAAAACTGACCTGGTTGAATCATATATCgttaaaaagcttgtttcctgGAGCGTACAGCCAGTATGACCATATGTGGCTATTTACTTTGCTGTCACTGTGAAGTTGGAGGAAAGACAAGCAGAACTCTTCAATTTCATTTACATCAGCAAATCTTTAACAGCCATTTCCTCAAAACCGTATATTGCCCATAGGGTATTCAATTTATCTCAACTGTAACAATAGATACAGCTACTTAATTTTAGATTCTGTTTCTTAAATGTATAGCTATGGCGTGTCAGAGGctgtttaaaatatgttttgtcattttcattttgtgggattttatcagtaaaaataggtttaaaaaaaaaaaaaaagcatgtacatattgtttttggaataattaattaaaaaaacaatattttgacgAAAGCCTCTGACAAGACCTAACTATTGAGTTAttgatcacatttttaaaaaaatcagttgatTTTATCGGTTGAACTTAAATATTGAATGCCTTATTTGCAAATTAACATATATTTAATGAGCAAatagctcatttgcatattttaaaaataaaaaaatgaaaagtcatgATGCAAAAAAaccttgtatttgtgtgtttattcaacTGGTAAAACTTCATTTTGATCTGagtaaacaaatttatttttcctaTTAAGGGGTGGTGCCTCCCCTTAAGTATTATTGATTAAACAACATGAATCTTCATTTCAGCTGGTTGCTCTAGTCTTAGGATCAACATTAGCCTAACCCAGGTGTGTACAACTCCTGGAGGGCTGGGGTTTGTGCTCATTAAATTGGCTCATTAAtaataaaccacaaaaaaacttCTCACCATGGCCCTTCAAGCAAGTTGTGCACACTTAGTCTAATTAGCTCATGGAAGTGACTTGCTTGGTCATGCGTTGGCCTTCAGTTGAGGTTGAAAATGTGAGCTTTGTTTTGTACTTGTGTATTTTGGTGAATTTTGTACAGTGCTGTCTTGTGCATTTCATAAGACGGTGCCctttgaaatgtaattgtttCTGACCCTTTGACAGGTATTTGGTGAAATTCCTGGCCAAGCTTGCCCAGGACAGTGAAGTCAATAAAATGACCCCCAGCAACATTGCCATTGTACTGGGTCCCAATCTGCTGTGGGCTAAAACAGAAGGGTGAGAAGTTCACTGCGAATTCCTTTGCTGTTTGTTAAAGGTTCTCACTGGATAAACTGGATTTGTTTAATGGTTTTTAGAACTAGGTTTGGTTCTTTAATGGGATGTATTTATCTCGTGCACTGTACTATACTCTATAGCTTCTCTTAGCCATTACCATGTGCACGGTGTGTGCCTATGGgacagtggtttaaaaatgtataacgTCTGGTATTTTCGTTTGGGCTTGTAGGACCCTGGCAGAGATGGCAGCAGCTACCTCTGTTCATGTGGTGACCATAATCGAACCCATCATCCAGCACGCTGACTGGTTCTTCCCTGAGGGTACAGTCTAACTAAGACagagcctccctctctctgagaaTAGGAGTTGGCGGTGCTTCTCTGCTGCATATGTGgctattttgccttttttgtcaTCTGCTCTCTGCTTAATTTCTTTGTCTGTAAACCAGAAAGGCGATAATTATTTGTTAGTTTGGTGGGAAAGGCATCAATTCCAAGGCATAGATTTTTTTATGGAGTATACAAACGATCAGAACTCTTTTGTGTCCAGAATATTTATGTATGCACAATTTTGCCTGTTTTGGAGAGCAGTGGTAAGAACATCCCATCTGACTTCATTATTCTGCTGAAAAGTGGCAGTATTAACTTCTGCATTAATGAACAACGTGACACTTTATGGATTTTGACAGTGACTAAGACTAATTTCCAATAGCTCTTTGCCGTCATGGTGGCTAATCTGTTTCCAAGGCAATTTAACCCAGCACAGTTTTCCTCTAGGATTATTTGTTATGCTATATCTGCTATAAGAGACCTGTAGGACAGCAGGAAATAGAAATTTATCAGaaatcttcattttaaaaacataagaaataaaaatgtctgaaacagtggtttaaaatgaaggaaatgaTCTCAAAATGGCGGCACCATCAATTCCCCCTGTAACGCGTGTGCGTCTCTCCGCAGACGTGGAGTTCAACGTGTCGGGCATGTTTGCCATGCCCACCCCTCTTGCAAACCACACCAACCACCTGAGCATGCCTGACTTGGACTCGGGCACTATAGAGAGAAAGCGGCCAGGCAGCGTGGTCCTGCCGGAGGGCGACGGTCCCCGCAAAGACAGGTATCCATCCCACCACCGGGGTTTCCAAAGGCAGGATTCAAAGTCCAACCCACTGTCTGCTGTGTATGTTGTGTCTGAGGAGTCTATCACAGTTAAGGTCAACGAAGCGCAGTAGTCTGTGCTTTAAGTGAATTAAGTGTGTTAAGAATCCGTATTCtccctttattttcctttttcttttatgtATGAACAATGACACTGTAATCaataaagtacttttttttttttactcatggTCACTGATGGCTACTAAAGAAAAATGATTAACCTTACTAACCTGAAGGATAATCTGTTAGCTGATCCATGtcaagtttgtgtttgtgggtttgGCTTGCTGCCAGCAAGCTTCCTCTTTTGCACTGCTCGTTTTCCATTGTGGGGTCCTTcccgcacacacaatcacagtcTAAACATAGAGCACTGGAACCGTTCACCTGCAAGATGGGCCTCCAGGTTTGCAGTTTCTCGACCACAATTTATAGGTTGTGTTAGTTACATTCATCTTGTGTAACTCCTGAGTGTCCAGCAGTCCACTGTGTTTctgaatttacaaacagccagtcCAATGTGCTGGTACTGTATATAGTATGGCTTTGAATTAATTCAGGGCAAgtctctggaaaaaaatacatttctgtgtgaTTGGTCACGTTGTCCGTCAGCTTTCTGCTCCATTGCCGGTCCTTGGTATATGAAAGACTGGCTTAGTCTTTGTAATCTTAGTGCTTACTCTGTTTATATCCTTGCTTGCCATGTTTGccatcaaattaatttatttagcaaCAATATATATGTTGCAGATCTAAAACATGTATATTAAGTTAAAGCATGTAAACTCACCTCTCTGAAGCACTCAAGATCTTCAGTGTCCTCCTCAGTAATAGTAGGGTGCCTGTAATTCAAGAGCTGTGCAGTTCCAAAGAAAATCACTTACACAGTTCAACTGGAGGAGTGGACCCGGTAGTGTAAATTGaccgccccctcctcttccaCTGGTGTAGAGTAGCATACTTTCCCTGCTTACCCGCTGACCCGCTGTGTCTCTGTCCTGCTGTTTCACTGTGGCGCTCGTGTCTCCACTATCTCCTCTCTCCAGCCCTGCTAATAAATTATCGGACCACACCCCCCGTAGAGCCAGCACTCTAAATAGAAAGCAGCACACTTCGCCTGCCTtccagccccccctgcccccggtGGAGGCCGGGGGGGCTGCGCCGGTACAGTGCGGTACCGAGCTTCCGCCCGCGCAGCAGGCTCAGGCCACGGGTTTGGGCCTGGAGGTGGGCCAGTCCAGCGCGGGGTTACCGGCCGCGGCGTCGCCGGCCGCCCAGCACGCTGAAGAGCTCAGGTAAGGGCTGTGCAGAGGCTTCCGGCACCATGCGGCACCGACTCACCACGCGACCATCACAGGCTCACCGCGCGACGGGGGCCGTCTTACCCGCTAGCTTCTGCTGTGTTCATTGCTAACGTCCCCCGTCCGTCGCTTTTTTACATAAAGACCATTCAAATTGGCACAAAGTAAAAGTGTGTGattcaaaatgacacatttaaatgCCATAATGTGTTacactgcttttaaaatgtagtcTGGCTTTAGCTTGATGGTCTGCCTAATGAAGTCTGTGATGAGACACTGTTGAGGAATCCATAAAACGCGTGTGATGAGGTCCTCGGTGCATTGCCAGTGTTGCACCACATTTGAGACGTGATGGTTTTTATTGCTCGCTTGTGGATTCCAGCATCTGTGCTTGCCTTTCATGCTGCTGTTTGAGGCCTAGTCTGTGGTCACCCCCAATACTGAGTCACTGTTGTGTCTGGACACATATccatcctttcttttttttttttactttgcaaaTGAGGCCTCTTGCAGCTGCTCCGGCATTAGACTGTCTCCTTTCTCACGCTTCTCTGCATGTTCAGTCGATGTAGAAGATTTTTAAGAATAGGTCTCCTGTACTATTCATAGCCTCGCCTACAacgtgctgctctgtgttttgCCTCGAGGAAATcttaaaatctaattttgatttttgattgacaggatgGAAAAATACACATGGTAAACTTCTGTGGAAACAAAACTatatttggtcatttttatttgtgcagtTTCTTTGACAAATAAAGCGTCTTACAAATAAAGCGTTACGAGCGAACGCCAAATACTTCACCCAACTTATTAGGACCTCCCTCTGGAATAGCACAGACACTTACTAAAAAGTTACTGGATACaatttttaatacttttaacattttaataccTTACCCTTTAATAACCATACATAATACTTGTGGATTAGTTGATCATCACTTATGGATTAGTTGTGATAAGTGAGTATTTGAAAGCTGGGAAATGTTCAGTTGAGTGGAAAGTTGTGCTGATCTGAAATTTCAGCTGTAGTGTTTTATGAACTGAATGGGTGCACTTATTCCATGTGTGAAGATTTTGAAGTGCTGATCGAGTAGATCTTTTTGCCTTTCATTCACAGTGCATCTCACTGAGTTGATGGCACCCTGTGTATCCGTCCAATGATCAATTCTGTGTACCTGTAGCTTCTCGAAGCCCCGTGACCCCAGCTCCACACCCCCTCCTCAGAGGAACGGAGGGGCGGGCGTGCAGGCGAGCGGCCCCAGCGCGGCCGGTGGCGCGGGGCAGCTGGGAGTGGGGGCCCCGCAGCCGGGCTCGATGGGCCCCAGTCCGCACATGGTGCGCAGAGGtgagagctgctgctgctgcaaacTTCTTTATGTTGTGCATTTCCTCCCATTGCTTTTTACTGTAACTAAAGATTATTCAAATAAATcggcacaaaataaatatagatttcatgtaatgaaatgaaaaattatccaaaatgactaatttaaatgaagtaatgtgttaaactacttttaaaatgtagttttggTATATCCAGATGATCTTTCTAAATGAGTAGACTCCTAATTTACTTTGTTGTGCATGTAGGTACCAAGaaacctgctcctgctccacctAAACCAGTGAATCCCCCTCCAGGACAGCCCAGTGTTCAGACACACTCATcttcagcagccaatcagccttTAGCACAACCTCCCAAACCTTCCTCTGGCCACTCCCCTACCAACCAGAGCCCCAGTCCGAGCGGGCCTCAGCCCTGTGCTACACCACGCCGGCATTCCAGCAACCAGCCACCATTCCAcgcccccagccacccccctccccagcctcccTCACAGGTcacgcccccgccccacaccaAAACCATGAGTCAGGCAGCAGGCGAGCCTGGCACAGAACCGTCTCCACCCAGCACCCCGACTCCACCCGACAGCCCCTGTGCCACGTCCTTCACCCCCTTTCAgtccggctctctctctcggccGCGACCCGTACCGAAGCCCAGGCACCGGCCCAgcgtgcccccgcccccacagccccccaccAACAGTAACGACAGCACCAACGGAATCTGCAGTTCCGCCTCAAAGGTCATCACTGGTAAGTTAGCGGACGATTCTGCATGTCCCTTTTGATATTACTCAAACATTAGCAGCGCGTCACAGCGTTACCATATCAAGTGCCCTTTcttaatggaaaaaatgaccATGAAAAGTAAATTGACCTACTTCATATGGTGTACTGCAGCATAAGCAaattcattattgttattatataataataataataattgttttccCTTTCACCTTTCATCATCTATTGTACAAGTTCATCAGTAATTTTGAGATATCTTTGGATTAAAAACCAATGACTTGTACATCCTGTACATTTTTACACCTGATGATACGTGAAATATGTGTCTCTTTGGtgtgttaaatttaaaaacGTTCAGATGGAAGCGTCACTGGTTTGTTTCCTTAATACTGAAAGCAAAATTGTGTAAGAGCCAAACACAAGCCTGAGGTGATTGAGttactgtttatttcagtggTGCCAGATCTTGTTTTTTTGATGGTTTTTCTCCCACCATAACTCTGACCTATAATACAGTGGTGTTTCAGTACTTAAACACTAATAGTTTTGTGTCACAATACCTTCACAGGTTGAGGATCTTTCAGTGTGGAAGGTTTGTAGTTAAAGGATATTTGCGTTTGCAGCATCTGCCCTcagctttgtcatttttatttgcatttgccGCAGATTCATTGTGGTAAACATGCTTGTGGTATTTTTGCCTGCTGATACGTTTGTCCCTTTACATCATCCATAGCTGCCATTTAAtctccaaaaacattttgacaacAATAATTAGGGCTTGcaaattacatttgtaaatgtttcatcaaaaattgtttaaattggCTTTCTCTTTTGTATTTGGAGTCCTGATTAAGTTGGTCAGTTTTTCATAAAGTGTTTTGCAACCCCTGATTTACATCCATTCATTTCAGTACATTCATTCTCTCATCCTCACTAggtattttttgtaaatttcaaGTGTGCTCTGAAACTCAAGGGAGTAAAGGAATTGTAGCAGATGACAGTTCCATCACcttttaatgttattaataagtcataaaaataaatgtttagaaGTTTCCATTAATGGCTTCATAGTTAGGTCATTTCATTGTGCAGAAGTTCACTTGCACTGCTCCCGCATTGCTGCATTCTGCTAAAAGCTGTCTCTTCAATGTGCAAGCTTAACTTTGGAAATAATAACCGGTTTTGGCAGCATTTGTGCATGTTGAGTATGTGCTCTGGCGGTTGTGTGAAAGTAGGGAAATTAATGATTACTGATCTCTTTCCATCCACTAGTTTTAGAATAACGCTCAAGAATAGACTTAAGCCTATTGTCAATTAGAAATTCTAGTTTTGGTTTTAAATATGGAAACAATTAATTAGAATTTcttattgaaataaaaaggttttcGGCGTTCTCCTTCCCCCCTTTGTGTCCAGTGTGCTTTGCCCATTACTGTATGAAGCCTGTATTGACAGCACCTTTCTGACACAGATGCACTGCCCTCAGCTCCAGTAATCTGCATGAATAAGTGCTTTCATTAAAAACGCCACATCATTTAATCAATTGctcaattattttaatttaattatttccaaTTATTTCCATTTCTCAGTAACATACAGTGGGTATAGTAAGTATTCAACCCCCTTGGACttgttcagatttttatttttatttattttttttttacacgacATGGAATCACATTGGATTTAATTATGCTTCTTTTGCCATgtaataaacagaaacacattaatGTCAAAGTTAAAACAAATTTCTATACATGGATctaaatgaattacaaatataaaacaacaagcaaaaaagcataattaaatCCACTGTGATGCCatgtcgtaaaaaaaaaaaagaaaaaaaaaagtggagtgAGTACTTATTGTACCACCACTGTAAACTATGGTGTTCTTGTGGtaattaatttcacaaaattcacacatttttaagacAAATGATTGCATTATAATTTGATAAACTATAAATTAGTCATATTTCTTAGTTACAGTATTTCCTGAATTTTATTCGCTGACACAAAGAGCATATGCATCAGACACAAACTCCTTAAAGGGTCAGTGCTTTACTATATGGTGTgaatttacagtttacagtttaaatattaaatattgcagATGTCTGACATGCCATTCTGCCTATGAGCCGAGAGGCAGGCAAGGGTAAGAACACATGGCATATGATTGGCCAATAGCTAATGTATTGAATAGCAAACTGCCCTTCTGCCTACTaacttgtgcatgtgtgcactaaCCCCGCTTGCCGGTATCAACCTGTACTAACATGCATGGGATATCAACGATACAATCAGTCCTGGGCTGGGTTTCTAAAAGCCTTCAATGCCTAACAGCTCTCAATTGCTCTTTAGTGCATATAACTACtgctttacaaaatatatatattgttcaaacatttaaacagtGTAGAATTGGTGCTGGATTGAATACATAAGACAGGGTGATTATGTGTAAGCATTCACTAGCAGATAAGCTGAGGTTGGGTCTGTTTCACATTATCTGCAGAATAATGATTTCAATGTTAGGAAGTTTCCACCTTGGAAAAAGGtgcaaaaactcaaaaaactGGTTTGTTAGCAGCACTTATGTAAGAATTAATTTCCAAATAAAACCATCCCAATATAAGTTTATACTGATTAAAAATTATTGTGAAGATCTAGGCTATATCAAAGTCTTCTATTTGACCACAGATAGCAGGACTGTTGTTATCACGGGAGGTTTCTGCCATAGCCCTGCTATGCTGGAACGGTACCTGTTGCGGTGATGTGACGATTAACCTGCTATTGTGGCTCTTGTGCCTGTGCAGATTCCTCTGTGACTCTGAAAGGGCCTAGTCACACTTTGACCCCCGAGCTTGCTGCAGAGCAGCAGGCCACAGGCCCTGCCAGCCAGGAGTCTTCCATCACCCTATCCAAGGACACAGATCTGGACTCAGAGAGTACCGCCTTGTAAGGAAGAGGACATGCCCCTGCTTCTGAGACGCCACTCTCTCCAAAGCCTCCCAAACAGCCAAACGCGCCCCACTGCTCTGTCCACACACTGACACCTACCCAAACCCGTCACCACATTTCCACCGTCAGCCATTTACCCGTTGCACAAGAGCATCAGACAATCAAAACGCCACTGTAATAGGACTGCCGCAGGGAATCCTCATTGTACATGAGGAGGCCTTATGAATCCTCATTCTGCAGCACTGAGGAGGCCTTAGGAAAGCTGCTGCTTATTAATGGGCGATATAATTATGCAATATGAAGTTTGGAAATCAAACTGATCAAAATGTATGAATGGATCACTGCATCATCTGGGATAGTTTTGTTGACATTGATGGGTGATGGCTTGTATGTTatgggcagaaaaaaagaaactgctttTTCTTAATAGTTGAAGTAAGGTTGTCTTTAATgtactttttcagtttttgggaTGCATTTTTTCCCTAAGTATATgacctttgtttaaaaaaaagaaatcttgaTGTagctaatattttaaaacaatataagTACTGGAGAAGAGTGGGTTGTGAAAGTAGAAACCAAAAACCTTATTGCTGTAAGTGAAGCTGGTGACTGCAGGTTTCCAGTTGTCAGTTCATACAGTTTACGCCTGTCCTCTGCTCATTTAATCTATTTATTTCCATGAACACATTCCCTGTGATTGAAGTGttaatcctttttttgtttcttgcacCATGTGGGTTATTGATGCCACTATACGCAAGTAGCGGTACATGCTGATAATTGCTTACAGGGGATATATGAAGAACAAATGGACTGTTATTGGAGTGTTATTGATGATGTTATGCCTAGTTCTAGAATCCCATTGCTATTTGATAATTACCTACTTTCACTGGCAATGTGGCAGGTTAGATGAAGGTAAATGTAGGGTGTGATTGCTTCTTTCTAAATCAGAGTAGTAACCATTGCTGCAAGCACATTCATGAAAACTGCTCACTGGCAGAATTCAGACCCAGTGGGTACACTCAACATATTCAggctctttccttctttccactgagctgtattttgtaattaacaGAAACCATTGTAAAACTCAGCAGTGAAGTGGTAAAAGATTCTTCAGCCCGTAAAGCCTCATTGGCATtgtttgtcatgttttcttCAATATAAAGTCAATACTCTGCTCAGAGACCAGAACCAAAATGGTACCACGTCTGGGCTGCTTTGATTACTTATAGAagattatttgtaaatgtttcagTTCTCGTAATGGCTATCTTCCAGAAACAATCTTGCCTGTTGAAATCCTCTATTCCTTGCTGCCTTATATCTATATTAAGTGCACTTCGCTGTCTTGCCTTGGTCCGCACTTGAGACCTTTTTGTAAAGgctcagaaaaataaacaatggtATTCACAGAATTGTTTATGCTGCATTTAAGCCCAGCAGTCTTtctaattatatataaatttacaaaatgtataatgCTTGGCAAAACTCCTTTTCAAAGTAATAAAGAAAATCCATTGAAATGCTGATATCAGATTCATGCTTTCGGTATGTATCTACTGCTGCAATTAAGTGCCTCCTGATGAGTGATGAGAATGGATTGATGTATAcccatctcatcttccatggtGCACACCTCCTCAAGGATTACGTTAAGAACAATAAGAATTTAAAACATGGGTCTGGAATTAGAATTCCACTGGATTCAACTCCACTCGTAATTTTCTAggtcatttaaacatttaaatgtgtgacCATGCTGTAAATCTACTCTAATATCACTTGTCTTGAGGtactcttttctctttttttcagggACAATTTTAGCCCTTGCTCATTTTTCTCCCTGGCAAGGTGTCCTATTACTGCAGACTCCGTGATAATAGCTGACAAAGAGGTTCTGGTTTTTATTTGCAACCTAAATTATCCAGGCTTTGTGCATTATAGGgctaaaatgaatgaattgctAAAGAAAGCTCTCATTTGTATTGGTGTTCCTTAAAATGCCTGAAACCACTTTATTTCTTTAACTATACACACCACTTGCTTTTGGAAAACAGCTGAATTTAAATATTagtgaacaaaaatgtaaatacactcTCAGCTTTTAAATAGTACACATCAGCATACTACTGTAATGCACAGAGAAGGCCAGTCATTGTTAATTGTATAGTTTAAGAAAAATCATTGTGATCAcctcaaaatttcaaaatgcaatGTGATGAACAGAtcttgtgacctcacacacaaGCTACCAGTAAAGGCGTCGTGGAGCTGGACACACTATTTCTAAAAAGGAAGAAGAGAACAGAAATTAGTTTAACAGGTTTGATTTGGAACAAAAAAGATCATGGAAATCTGATGCTAAATGACAGTTACCAGAGTCAGGAAGAATGTTGACAGGCTTGTCGTAGGCCTCCAAGAAAGTGGAGGGTGAACGCAGCATGGTGCTCTGACAGAGGTACATTACTACACCTTCATCCACAAGGAGGTCAtgctcctcctcatcctcttctgTGAAACTTTCCTGAAGGGGACACGAACACATTATCACTCCGGAATAAAAGAACAAattctgtaataaaaaaaaaaaataattccaactTTACAAAATCATATGTGTTGTTATCGTAAACATGAATGGATTATATGTGCCATATTATGCATTCTGTTGCACTGATTATCTAATGCCTCAAGCTCcagttaaaggggaattgcactttcaaacacatatgggcttattttgtttacattgtccttctaatgaatgtgtcgaccttcatttttcgattagttatttcgttttaaatgtctaacgttagaaacaaggacctattttttttagcgcaagtccacatagtagtacggtttccggtCACACAATGATATGCTGCCTAGGTCTACTTCCTGAATTTGTAAAAGTAAGCAACAAAacatcataaaatattaacaaaacgaaataactaatcaaaaaattaaggtcgacacattcattagaagaaaatcagaaataaaataagcccatatgtgttttaaagtgtaattcccctttaagtggGTTGatagtatataatataatataaatattagcTATGGTACTCTTGATAATTTTTTGTTGCACTCATTTGATTGTACTGAGGCTGAGATTAAACATTTCTTCATAACTTAGACTAAGAATTAACATATATTTTTCTTCTAAAATAGTTTGGCAGGTTCAACCATCACTGAactaacttgccaaactgtttgtgaagaaaggCTAATGCTTACATTTACTTGTAAATGAATAGTTTAGAAATACGACCGAATAGCATGTGCAAGCGGAGTAAAAGAAACctcaccattaaaaaaagatcCATTACATTATATAATCAAACTGTTCAATTTTAGGTTTCCATAACaaacaaattacttttttttgcaaataaatggaaaaaataaacttaaaaaacaagCCCAGAATTCATGAGGTGTACAGTTACAGTATTTATCAAGTAATGACCAGAGTGAACCAGAACCTCAACTATCCCCACTATAAAGTGAAACATTGTCTAGTACACAATCTACAGTAACTTTGTTGCATCATTGGCCATATCACTGATCATATC
Protein-coding sequences here:
- the arhgap17a gene encoding rho GTPase-activating protein 17a isoform X2, which translates into the protein MKKQFNRMKQLANQTVGRAEKTEVLSDDLLQIERRMELVRGVSHNAHKKLITCLQGHLGTDAEKRHKKLPLTALSQTMQDGGAQLGEESLIGKMMEVCGEAENRLASELMQHEVQIEKDVLDPLNQLAEVDIPNILKQRRQLARLVLDYDSAKARWLQATKSVISGTNTQALTAKVDSLKEEVDEAMNKVELCKDQLAADMYNFFSKEGDYARYYVMLLEAQADYHRKSLAVLENVLPTIQAQQDSWTEKPAFGTALEEHLKRSGREIALPIEACVMMLLETGMKEEGLFRIAAGASKLKKLKAALDCSTSQLEEFYSDPHAVAGALKSYLRELPEPLMTFQLYDEWTHASNVSDQDKRLQALWVTCDQLPKNNKANFRYLVKFLAKLAQDSEVNKMTPSNIAIVLGPNLLWAKTEGTLAEMAAATSVHVVTIIEPIIQHADWFFPEDVEFNVSGMFAMPTPLANHTNHLSMPDLDSGTIERKRPGSVVLPEGDGPRKDSPANKLSDHTPRRASTLNRKQHTSPAFQPPLPPVEAGGAAPVQCGTELPPAQQAQATGLGLEVGQSSAGLPAAASPAAQHAEELSFSKPRDPSSTPPPQRNGGAGVQASGPSAAGGAGQLGVGAPQPGSMGPSPHMVRRGTKKPAPAPPKPVNPPPGQPSVQTHSSSAANQPLAQPPKPSSGHSPTNQSPSPSGPQPCATPRRHSSNQPPFHAPSHPPPQPPSQVTPPPHTKTMSQAAGEPGTEPSPPSTPTPPDSPCATSFTPFQSGSLSRPRPVPKPRHRPSVPPPPQPPTNSNDSTNGICSSASKVITDV